Genomic segment of Kosmotoga arenicorallina S304:
TATACTGCTTCCCTGAAGAATTGGGCAGGAAAAAAGTAGAGAGTTAGAATAAAAAGGCAAGGGGGTGCAGCAAATTGCGGAGAAACTCTCGACAGAAGAAAAGATGGCAATAATTCTAGAAGGGCTTCGTCGAGAAAAGAATGTTTCTCAAATCTGCAGAGAACACGGAATTTCACAAGCTCAGTATTACAAATGGCGTGATAGGTTTCTCGAAGGAGCCAAAGAAGGCTTGGAAAACGGGAAGAAATCCAGGGTAAAGCAGCTCGAAGAAAAAAATGGAAGAGCTCGAGAAGGTAATCGGGAAACAGACAATCGTCATTGAGACATTAAAAAAAACAGTAGCGCACCCAGGCAACGGAAAATAGCGGCACTGCTCGTTGATTAGGGATTCAGCGTATCAGAAGCGCTGAGGTATTTGAAAATCAGCCGGAGCACGTATTACTACAAGTCTAAGGGATACAGTCGAAGAACGAATGATGAAGAAATACTCAAAGAAATAGAAGAACTCAAAAGAGAACATCCTTACTGGGGATATCGTCGAATCTGGGCGATGTTGAGAAAAAAAGGCAATAAACTTAACCAAAAGAGGGTATAGCGATAATGAAAGAGAATGGATTGCTCTACAAAGTTGGGCACAAAAAAGCTTGTAGAACCATCCAAAAGAAATAAAACCCACCAGGCTCAGAGAAGTGCTTG
This window contains:
- a CDS encoding transposase translates to MQQIAEKLSTEEKMAIILEGLRREKNVSQICREHGISQAQYYKWRDRFLEGAKEGLENGKKSRVKQLEEKNGRAREGNRETDNRH
- a CDS encoding IS3 family transposase, producing MKISRSTYYYKSKGYSRRTNDEEILKEIEELKREHPYWGYRRIWAMLRKKGNKLNQKRV